CGGTCGGCCACGATGAGATGGTCTTCGGAGACGAAGGAGCGCATCGGGCCGAAGACGCCGTCGAAGCCCAGGTCCAGGTACACGTTGACCCGGTGTTTGGAGGGGCCGGGCTCAAACTGAGGCGGAGCGGTGAATTTGAAGTGGGTCGAGGCGGTGAGCGGGATGTTGAGCTCGATGTCCACCTCGTAGCGCTGGGCGTCGGAGGCAAAGAGGTAGCGGGCCAGGCCCATGCGTAGCGGGCGAAACTCCTGGGTGCGGGTGTTGTAGAGGCCGCCCATGGCCACGAGCGCCAGGTCGCCCACCCGGGTGTTGATGCTGTAGGTGCCCTCGCCAAAGACCACATTGTTGCCTCCGGGCTCCGGGATTCGCGCGTGCATGGAGGGGCGCGTGGAGAAAACCTGGGCCATCAGGATCTCGTCGGGGCCGGGGATGCCGACCTTGTCGAGCCCGAGGACCTCACCGGTGAAGACCGCGCCGGGCGGCGGGGGAGGAAGCTGGCCCTCGCCATCGGAGGAGGGGGGATGCAGGAAGAGGGTGATGTTTTCGGCGTCGATATGTTGCGCGGTCACGCTGGAGTGGCCGGCGGCGGTGGCGGTGATGGTCTGTTCGCCAAACACATCGGGGCCGGAGAGGGTGATCATGCCGGCGGCGTTGGTGTGACCGGAGTAGGGGGTATTGGCGTTGGTCGAGAGCATGACGAAGGCGTTTTCGACCGGTCCGCCGTTGTGGGTGAACACCGTGACGTTGACCGCCCCGTCTATCGGGTTGCCCCAGGCGCCGCCGAAGCGGGCCCCGGGGTTGAAGTAGGTGAAGGGTTCGGGGGCGCGGGCCTGCTGGGAGTCACGGGTGGCCCGGACCTCGACCTCCCCGGTGGCGCCGGGCGGGGTGGTAAGGGCCAGGGTGTGGGCGTCGAGCTGCGCGAGGACCTCGGCGGGCTGGCCGCCGAAGGTGATCTCGGTCTCGGGGCTCAGGCCCTGGCCGCGGACCACCACGTAGGTTCCGCCGGCGATGGCGCCACGGGTGGGGGACATCCCCCAGAGCTCCAGGTCCTGGGTGAAGGTGAAGGCATCGATAAGGGTGGCGCGGGTCTCGGCGCGGCGCACCTCCACGGTGGTCGGCCCGGGAGCGCCGGGGCCGACGCTGACCTCGATGGTGGTGTCGTCGAGGACGCTAAAATTCTGGAGCAGGCCGCCGAAGGTGACCTCGCTGACATCGGTGAAGCCCTGGCCGCGAAGGGTGACCAGCGTGCCGCCTTCGCTCGGCCCGGAGGTGGGAGCGAGTGTGTCGAGGCTCAGCGGAGGGTGGTAGGTGAAGGCGTCGGTCAGTGTGAGGTCAGGCTGGCCGTCGGCGGTGATATGAAGGGAGACGACACCCGGAGCGCCGGGGGGGGAGAGCACGCGCACCAGCCCCGGTTGTTGTTCCACGAGGGTGGCGGGAGCCGTGCCGAAGCGTACCTCCAGGGTGGCGGCGTCAAGTCCGCCGCCAAAGAGCGTTACTTCCTCGCCGCCGGCGCTGCTCCCGAAGCTCGGGCGCAGGGCGTCGAGTGACCAGGCCGGCGAGGTGCCCACATAGCGAAACCCCTGGCTCAAGAAGGCGCCGTCGTCGTTGAGTTCAAGACGCACATCGACCGGGCCCTCGGAGCCGGCGGGTGTGCGCAGGGTGGCGCTGCGGCCATCGGGGGCCACCGCTTCGATCGTGGCCGCCGTCGTGCCAAAGAAGACCTGCATCTGTGGCGCAAAGCCCTGGCCGAAGATCGTGACCAGCTCACCGCCACCTTCGGCGCCGTACTCCGGAAAGACGTGCGTCAGATCGAGGGCCGCGACATAGGTCAGCGCATCGTTGGCGAGCAGGGTGGCATCGGGATTGGTCAGCCGAAGGTCGGCCGGACCCACCGCGCCCGGGGGGGCGACGACGCGCAGCAGCTCGGCGTTGATGAAGGTGTGGCGCAGCGCGCTCTGCCCGCCAATGCTGGCGCGGGTCTCGGCGGTGAACCCTCGACCCCGCACGTTGATCTCCATGCCCCCGCTGGTCGGCAGTTGCGCCGGGGAGGCCGAGGTAAAGTGCAGCGCTTCGAAGTAGGTAAAGCCATTGACCAGCGCTTCTTCTCCCAGGGTGGGGTGGACGACGCGCACCGTGGCCGGGCCCACCGCATCGGCGGCGGGTGTGGTTCCGACCAGGGTGTCTTCGATCAGATCGACGTCGAGTTCTTCGATGCCGATGAAGACCCGGGTCTCGGCGTCAAAGCCCTCGCCCCGGAGCACAAAGGGCGTGTTCCCTTCCAGCGGACCGCGGGGCGGAGAGATGGTGTCGAGGCGAAGTTCAACCGGCTCGGCATCGACGTCGGGCGTGTCGGGCTGGGGCGTGGTGTCGGCGTCGGGGAGGTGGGTGTCGCCGGCATCATCAGGCACCTCCGTGTCACCGGTGTCGAGGTCGACGTCGGGTACCGGGCCGCTATCGCCCGGGTCGGTATCACCGGTATCACCGGTATCGCCAGCGTCGGTGAGGCCGAGGTCGGGCAGATCGGTGTCTCCCGGCTCAACGACGACGTCTTCGCCGCAGCCCGCCAGCATCGCGACCAGCAAGAGGAGCAGAACAAGGGGGAAACACAGGTCGTGGAAAGAGCGACGATGGCGCATGAGCTTGCAACCTTTTGAGTGCCGGGCCTGAGTCTTGCACAGCCTTGCCGGCGGCCGGGTGATAGAAGCTGTCGGAGTATAGGTGTCGGCCCCCTGGAGTTCAAACCGCTGACTCAGTGCGTCAAAGGCCGCGATCGACAAGGTTGAGGACCTCTGGCATTTTGTGCGCGCGAAGTACCCCAGGGCTGATAACCGTATGTGTTTGAGGCAAGTGATGAGCCAGGACAATAAGCGGTCAAGGCGTGTGAACGTGACGCTGATGTACGACACCGGTGCGCGCCCCGATGATGCGTGGGCGAGCGGGCGGTGGATCGTGCCGGCGGCGCTCTCCGGAGCGCTGGTCGTGGCGCTCTTCACGGTCAGCGAGTGGCTCGCGCCTACGGTGCCCCTGGCGGCGTACCTGCTGCTGGTGGCGGCCCCGGTGCTGGTCGTGGCCGCGGCTCAGCAGCGCGTGCGGCGGCTCCGCGAGTTGGCGCCGGTGGCGCTGGTGGTGCTGAGCTTTGCGCTGCCCTTTGTGGCGTGGAACGCCGGGCCCTACCGGATGGTGATGATGGGCTTTTCGGGGGACTTTCTGGGCGTCGACGCGCTGGTGCGCGGCGTCTCGGAGCGCTCGGAGTCGGTGGCTTCCATGGCCTGCGATTTCTTGATGGATGCCTCAAATACCGTGGTCGAAGATCGGCTCCAACCAGTGCTGGCGCTGCGGCCCGGGGTCGCGACCCGTTGTCTGGAGCGGGCCGAGGAGCGCCAGCCGCAGCGCGTGATTGGCCTGGGGCGATACCTCCACCGGGAATGGTCGCAGGGGTGGGCCAGCCCGGAGACGATCAGCGTCGAGATCAGCTGCGAGGCCGCCGACGCCTTTGAGGCAGTGTCGCGCCTAAGCCACTCGCCAGCCGCCCCGGAACTTTTGGGATGTGCGC
This window of the Lujinxingia litoralis genome carries:
- a CDS encoding IPT/TIG domain-containing protein → MRHRRSFHDLCFPLVLLLLLVAMLAGCGEDVVVEPGDTDLPDLGLTDAGDTGDTGDTDPGDSGPVPDVDLDTGDTEVPDDAGDTHLPDADTTPQPDTPDVDAEPVELRLDTISPPRGPLEGNTPFVLRGEGFDAETRVFIGIEELDVDLIEDTLVGTTPAADAVGPATVRVVHPTLGEEALVNGFTYFEALHFTSASPAQLPTSGGMEINVRGRGFTAETRASIGGQSALRHTFINAELLRVVAPPGAVGPADLRLTNPDATLLANDALTYVAALDLTHVFPEYGAEGGGELVTIFGQGFAPQMQVFFGTTAATIEAVAPDGRSATLRTPAGSEGPVDVRLELNDDGAFLSQGFRYVGTSPAWSLDALRPSFGSSAGGEEVTLFGGGLDAATLEVRFGTAPATLVEQQPGLVRVLSPPGAPGVVSLHITADGQPDLTLTDAFTYHPPLSLDTLAPTSGPSEGGTLVTLRGQGFTDVSEVTFGGLLQNFSVLDDTTIEVSVGPGAPGPTTVEVRRAETRATLIDAFTFTQDLELWGMSPTRGAIAGGTYVVVRGQGLSPETEITFGGQPAEVLAQLDAHTLALTTPPGATGEVEVRATRDSQQARAPEPFTYFNPGARFGGAWGNPIDGAVNVTVFTHNGGPVENAFVMLSTNANTPYSGHTNAAGMITLSGPDVFGEQTITATAAGHSSVTAQHIDAENITLFLHPPSSDGEGQLPPPPPGAVFTGEVLGLDKVGIPGPDEILMAQVFSTRPSMHARIPEPGGNNVVFGEGTYSINTRVGDLALVAMGGLYNTRTQEFRPLRMGLARYLFASDAQRYEVDIELNIPLTASTHFKFTAPPQFEPGPSKHRVNVYLDLGFDGVFGPMRSFVSEDHLIVADRLARLRGELQDASYSVSARVDNNGALPLSEAYLHDITRLDRIHDIDALPAPVSFITPRQGSRPINGIVQWSHVGSTLPDLQYVFLEDFQRRVVWEAFLPGDATGFRFPEFPDFSHLPADERPVPYPGGTYFLVVYGIKQEGLSADNFSYSDLGGDWQGIALNELLMVF